AGAAGAACCGAAAAAAGCTCCCGAGTGGGAGAAGCTGTATCAGTTGATTAGTAAGAAAGTGAAGAAGAGATAGAGGAAGAGACCGGCTCGCTTGATGGGGCCGGTCTCAATCTTTATATGTGTGCCGTGATGTTTTTTCGACGATAGATACTCAGAACCATACCAATGAGTACGGAGTTTAGTAGTGTGGGCATCAAACCATAGCTTATAAATGGGAGCGTAACTGACATTATTGGGAGCAATCCCATAGACATCATGATGCTATATAAAACCTGTGTAATATAAAGCGCTCCAACTCCTGTAATGAGTGTTTTGCCAAATGGATCTCTTATGGTTGAAGTTATGAACATTATTCTATAAAAAAATGCCAATAATACGGCTGCAAGGAATAATGCCATCAAATATCCATACGAGCGAGTTACACTTAGAAAAGCAAAATCAGTGTGGGCATTAGGGACCCCGTTATTTGTTTCTAAAATATTTGGTAATCCAAACCAGCCAGCCCTTTCTAGAACATCTTTTATTTGGACATATATGTATCCTGATGTTTGGCTATAATCGCCTGGAAAAAGAAACCCGTTGATTCTGTCAAATAGATAGCTCTTCATCTTCACCCCATATATAATCCCTGCTGCAGCCAAAAGGCTACAGGTCGTTAATGCTAACATTAATTTTCTTTTAACCGGGCTCTGGAATAGCATCGCATATATCATGATGGTGTAGAAGAAACAAAGAGATACATGAATTTTATATAGGAGATAAAATGGGAAAAAGAAAAGTATCACAAACATCCATAAGCGGAGATTAGATTTTTGAAGAATTGCTGCCCATCCTATAAAGAAGAAGATCAGTACTGAATACCCGCTTAAAGTTAAAGGGCCAATTGATAAAGAGGGAATTCCATTTACCGTTGTAACCAAACCAGGCAAACTATAACGGCTCATAATCCACAATAGTGCAATCCCGGTTATATAAAAGAACCAACCCCATTTACTCGATTTCCTATAATCCCATAGCATCAGAGCTGCTGCCGAGCAAGCTCCAAGAGCTATAATAAGAAGACGGTTATTTATAAAGCGCATGTCCCCAGTCTCTGCATATAAAGGTATTAATGGCAAAAAACCAAGCCCTAAAACGGCAGCCAGCAGTCCTATCGTTACCCAATCCACCTGAGGCCTGTAAATTTTATTAAACTTCTCTCCAATCGCATAAGGATTCCCCATTTGTTCAACTGCTTTTTCTTCAGCTTCCTTCTCATCAAGTCCCTTCCCGATCCACTCTTTCTTTCCTTCCTCGATATGACTGGAAAGCTCGGCAGTCACAAGCTTCCTCGCCTCTTTCATTTTTATGTGTTCCATGACTTCACTTAAAAACGTTTTCTGATCGCTCATTTTTTATCCCTCCAGCTGCTCTTTCCATTTTAATGAGGGTACTGCTGATTTTTTCTCCAGCTTGTTGAGCAGTTTGCTTCCTTTATCGTTCAGCTGATAATGCTTGCGGTTTTCGTCATCCCAGCGGCTAATGAGCCAGCCTTTTGATTCGAGTTCATGGAGCATTGTGTATAGCTCCCCTTCATTTTCATGAAACTTATCAATGCTGCGAGAGCGGAGAGACCTGGATAATTCAAATCCGGTTTTCTGAGTAGTCAGCAGTTGCATGACGGTCAAAAGCAGGTCTTGTTCTGATATTTCCTCTTTGATTTTTTTCTTTATTTCACTGTGCATCCGGTCAGTAAAGTTTAGGTCACTAAATGTTGAATTTTCCATCGACTGGCGAAGTGATTTTAATCGTTTGTCCATTGATTATCGTCCTCCAATCTTTCCCTCAAAAGTTCTTTAGCACGTTTCATTCTTTTTTAATGGTGTTTTCATTAACACTCACTAAAGAAGAAATTTCTTTAATCGTTAATTCATCAAAATAAAACAAGTAAATGACCTCTCTATATTGAATTGGCAGCTCCATGACTGCTGCCGCAAGCAGGCCGTCGGTATCTTTTTGAAGGACTTCCTTCTCCACTAATCTTTCAGAATCCCAGTTATGAGTTAGTTCGTCGCTGGCAGCCGTGACGTTTTTGCTGTACCAGCTCTTTACGTGGTCTTTGCATGTATTAATGGCAATTCTCCATAACCAAGTCCTAATCTTGGATTTTCGATTATAGGTATGTAAGGATTTATAGCATTTCACGAATATATCCTGAGTCAGATCTTCCGCAATGGCTTTATTCTTTACATAAGAATAAGTAAGCTGGAGGATATCCTGTCCATATAAATGAATGATTTCATCAAAAACGGCTTCTTCGTCCTCGGTTTCCCATATTTGTGCAATTGATTCTTCCAATCTGTGTTCCCCCCTTTCCACACTTAGACGACGTCCAGTGCCAATTAGTTTTGGGTTTGCTGAAAATGTATCATAATTTCATAAATTATTTTGTGTGATGCAGCGGGGCTGATGAAGCAACGGGTTGCCCCTTGCAGCAAAATCACCGTCAGCACTGCAAAAACCAAACCTAAAACATAATTAACTTTTCAATAAGCATATACATACAAAAAGGACAAACACGGAGGCCGCTATGGAACCGATTATTGGTGCTGCAACCATCATCTGTTTGCTCATGTCTGTTCGGATAACGGCGAAGACATTCAAAGAGCAGCAATTCCTGTCCCGCGAAACGATCCTCGTCATCGCGTTTTTATATTTATCGATATTGATTGGTTTTGCGATGCTTTACCTTCTATTTATTCAAACCGGACAAGGGATTTTAACACAGGGTAATGAGCCGATTAAAGGAGATTATCTGGAGCATCTTAATACTAGTTTGTATTTTAGTGCGGTCACACTGTTTTCGGTCGGCTACGGGGAGATTATTCCGGTGGGAGCGGGAAGGCTGATTGCCGTTCTGGAAGCATTGATCGGATATATGCTGCCGGTTATTTTAGTAGCAAGAACCGTGCTTGAAATCGATAAAAACGCTAAATAGTTGTACGAACTCCTGCTTTTGGGTACGCTCTAAATAGAAATCATATTTGGAGGGGTAAACATGAGTATTGAAGTTGGAGTGCAGGCTCCTGAATTTGAATTGAATGCAGCCGGCAGCGAAAAGGTTAAGCTGTCTGATTATAAAGGGAAATATGTTGTTCTTTATTTCTATCCAAAGGACATGACCCCGGGATGCACGACGCAGGCTTGTGATTTTCGCGACCGCCACAGTGAATTTTCTGATGTTAATGCAGTGATTCTTGGTGTGAGTCCGGACCCTGTAGACAAGCATGATAAATTCAGAGACAAATATGATCTTCCTTTTCATCTCCTTGCCGATGAGGATCATAAGGTATCCGAAGCATATGGTGTCTGGAAGCTGAAGAAGAACTTCGGGAAAGAATACATGGGCATTGAACGCTCTACTTTTATTATCGATCCTGAAGGCAAGATTATTAAAGAATGGAAAAAAGTCAAAGTGAAGGACCATGTGGAAGAAGCACTGACTTATATAAAAAATGAGTCCAACTAAACCATGAAAGCCTGGGAGATTGTTCCCCGGGCTTTTTTTGCAGTTTGAATTCAAAATCAGGAGGAATATTAGTCTTCTTACACGAATTGGAAGAAGGAAGTTATATAGGAGGCGATCATAATGGAGAACCATCCGAACAAGCTCTATGAGTACAATGTTTGGGCACATCAGCGGATTTTTGACCATTTAAAGACGCTGCCTCAGGAGATCTTTCATAAGGAAACAAAAAGCACCTTTCCCTCTGTTTCTGCAACGATGACTCATATCTATGTAACAGAATATTTGTGGCTTCACGCGCTGGAAGGGAAGGAAATGGCGACTGCTATGGAAGCGGCAGCTAAACTGCGCGAAAAACTGGGAGAGCTATCCGTGGATGAGATTGAACAAGAGTTCCATGCGTTGAATGCTCAATTTCAAACCTTCTTTGAAAGCACCCCCGACCTGGAAAAGAAAATCATACTCAACAATCCATATGCCGGAGTAAGAGAAACCAGTCTGGCAGAAATCGTTTTTCATATTGTAAATCACAGCACGTATCACAGAGGCAATATTTCAGCGATGCTGCATCAAATGGATGAATCCTCCTTGATGACCGATTACGTATATTTTTGGTACAGGGATCAGCTTACTCCACAAAAATGAAAAGAACCGGATGCAATGGCGTCCGGTTCTTCCTTTTATTCTTCCTTCTTGCTGCGTCCAGCGCGTTTTACTGCTTCCTTCAAAATAATCTCGATTTGAGCATTTACACTCCGGATTTCATCGTCTGCCCATTTTTCAAGAGCTTTGTAGAGCTCGGGATCAATTCTGAGAGGGAAGTTTTTTCGTTTCATTTCATCACAACCTAGTAGATGCTTCCTGAATTGATAATCGGCTGCATGCCCTTTTCAGACACGAGGGAGACCATCAAATTATTCACCATCTGTGCTTTTTTCTCTTCATCCAATTCCACGACGCCTTCTTCAGCAAGCTGATCAATCGCGGACTTCACAAGACCTACGGCCCCATCAACAATTACTTTTCTTGCAGCAAGTACCGCAGTTGCCTGCTGTCTCTGCAGCATCGCCGACGCGATCTCGGATGAATAAGCAAGATGCATAATCCTCGCCTCAATCACTTCAACCCCAGCGACTTGAAGTCTTCTTTGAAGATCGCCAGCCAGCATGTCGGCAATTTCATCACTATTCTTCCTTAAAGAGATACCCTCGTCTCCATAAAAATTATCATAAGGATATTGGGTGGCGATATGACGAATACCGGTTTCGCTTTGAATGCGGACAAATTCTACATAATCATTTACATCATACATGGCTTTCGCTGAATCCAAAACCCTGTAAACAATCACAGCTGCAATCTCAATTGGATTTCCTTCAAAATCATTTACTTTGAGCTTGTCGCTGTTAAAGTTCACCGCTCGAAGTGAAATAGTGCTGCGGATTGTGAGCGGAATAGTCATCCAAAATCCTTGATCACGGATGACTCCCCGGTATGTTCCGAAGAACGTACAAACATTTGCTTTGTTAGGCTGGACAATCGTCAGCCCGCTGAGCACAAGCATACTTAGAAGAAGGGAGGCAATCGCTAAAACAATCCCCGCGACATCTCCAAACTGCTGCTGTGCGTTGAAGAAGAAGAGGGCTCCTCCGCAAAAGATGAGAAACAATAGGATACCCATGAATCCATTAACCTTCCAGATCATTTTCTCTGTCATTCATCTGACCCCCAAAATATTTATATCATTATGATATCACTTTAATATCAGAATCACACTATAATTTTACATTTAAGGAAAAAAGTTTGAAAAGGGGGCGTTCGTCCATCCCGAAATTGGCACTGCGGTATATAGTAAGAGGGAAGGCATAACCTCCTCAAAAGTTAGTGCGACATTGGTGCAGAATTAATTTTCTGCACATTTTTTTTGAAAAAGTTTTCGCTGAAATATGTAATCAAACAGGGCGGAGCATTGACAAAACTCAATTCCTCAGAGTACACTATTTATAAATATTACAATGTGAGAATGTTTTTCGGAAGAGAGGTGCATGGCGGATGTCTGAACATCAGCTCAAGGAAGCGATTGATACATTAAAGCAAACCGGAGTCCGGATTACCCCGCAGCGTCATGCGATTTTGGAATACCTTATTCACTCCATGAACCATCCTACAGCGGACGATATCTATAAATCCTTGGAAGGTAAGTTTCCAAATATGAGTGTGGCTACGGTCTATAATAATCTTCGGGTTTTCAAGGAAGTCGGACTTGTGAAAGAGTTAACCTATGGGGATTCCTCCAGCAGGTTTGATTTTGTAACAACAGAGCATTATCACGTCATTTGTGAGACGTGCGGCAAAATTGTCGATTTTCATTATCCAGGACTGGATGAAGTTGAGCATCTCGCAGCTCATGTTACTGGATTCAAAGTGAGCCATCACCGTATGGAGATCTATGGTGAATGCAGCAGCTGTGCTCAAAAAAACATCCATTAAAAAAGCTGATAGGAAGCGCCTATCAGCTTTTTTTTGCCGTTTTTCGGTTGTAGTCTTCATTAAACTCCTTGCCTTCCAGCTGCTTGTCCAGTGTAAGAGGTTCTCTGCAGTGCATACACATATCCACTCTCCCGAGAATTTTCGTAGGCTTTTGACATGCAGGACAGATAACCTGTACAGCTCGTGTGGAAAGCATGCCGATCCAAAAGTAAACGGCTGTACTGGCTAAAACTGAAAGCAAGCCGAGAAGCATGAAAATAGTCATTGCGATAATTGATTGTCTAAAAAAGATCCCTAAGTACATAATGAAAAACCCAACGAAGACTAAGCTAAGCGCGAAAGTTCTTATTTTATTAATCTTGTTTGAATAAGCGCGAGCCATCCCATCAACCCCTTATACTAAATATAGCACAGGAAGCGCAAAGGAATTAGAAAAAAACACCATTAATATCCGAAAAATATCCCTGCCTGAAAAATATGTTTTAATCCTTTAGTGGGATAAATGTTTGTCGAAAAAGGGTATTAGAAAAAAATGTAGAAGTAAGAAACGAATCAATATTGTACTTGGAGGAATTATTGAAATGGAAAACATTCTCCGCCCTATCTATCAGGAACGGGCAAGTCACCCGGACACGCTTGCTGTCATCATGGTTGAAAAAAAGGACCAAACCTCTCCGGGAACGGATATGTTTGATGCAGCTTTGCTTATTATTGTCCGCACAGCGGAAATCCCTGTACATATAAAACATTATGAATTTAACGATCAAAAGGCATCCATGCATATCGTGACAGAGAAACAAATCGGTGAATGGCTGGTGCTTGGAACAAACAGACGAATCATTGATTGGATTTTAAATGGCAAGGTATTATTTGATCGGAATGAATATTTATCTCAAATGGTAGAAAAACTTAGTACATTCCCATTCTCTGAAAGAAAGCTGAAAATTGGAATGGAATACGGGAAGCTGATTAGACGCTATTTTGAGGGGAAATCTTTTTTTGAAGAAAAGCAGTATTTGGACGCATATAATCATATCGTTCATGCCCTTCATCATCTTGCAAGATTAGAAGTTATTGATCAGGGGTTTTATCCGGAGATTACTGTCTGGAATCAAGTTCGGCAGATTGAGCCTCAGGTTCATAAACTTTATCAGGAGCTAATTGATAGCGGAGAGCCTCTTAATAAGAGACTGGAACTTCTTTTTCTTGCGAGTGATTTTTTAATTCATTCCAAAGCAGATGTGGGAGCCGCACATTTACTTTCTATATTAGAAGAAAAGGAATTCTGGCATTTTTCAGAGCTGCTTGCTCATCCGGAGGTTGCCTATTATGCGGTGGATCTCAGTATTTTGCTGGAGTTTTTAGTGGAAAGACAATTCGTGGGCATTCATCTAATTGAAACGAAGGGCAAAGGAATTTATCACCGGGCTTATTCTTTTAAAAAAAGTTATTGACCACGGTTGCTGCAGGTGGTATATTAATAAGCGTCGCTGCTGAACGAAGCCGATAACGCCGAAATCGGCAGCGATAAAAAATTAAAAAAGTTGTTGACTCAGGCTTTTGAAAATGGTATATTGATAAAGTCGCTTCTGAGGAAACGAACGAAACAAAATGATCTTTGAAAACTAAACAAATCGAAGTGCCAACGTTAATTCTAGAGCAACAAACAAGAGCTAGTCAAACTACTTTTTGGAGAGTTTGATCCTGGCTCAGGACGAACGCTGGCGGCGTGCCTAATACATGCAAGTCGAGCGGACCTCTTCGGAGGTCAGCGGCGGACGGGTGAGTAACACGTGGGCAACCTGCCTGTAAGACTGGGATAACTCCGGGAAACCGGAGCTAATACCGGATAACTTTTCGAACCGCATGGTTCGGAGATAAAAGACGGTTATGCTGTCACTTACAGATGGGCCCGCGGCGCATTAGCTAGTTGGTGAGGTAATGGCTCACCAAGGCGACGATGCGTAGCCGACCTGAGAGGGTGATCGGCCACACTGGGACTGAGACACGGCCCAGACTCCTACGGGAGGCAGCAGTAGGGAATCTTCCGCAATGGACGAAAGTCTGACGGAGCAACGCCGCGTGAGTGATGAAGGTTTTCGGATCGTAAAGCTCTGTTGTTAGGGAAGAACAAGTGCGGGAGTCACTGCCCGCACCTTGACGGTACCTAACCAGAAAGCCACGGCTAACTACGTGCCAGCAGCCGCGGTAATACGTAGGTGGCAAGCGTTGTCCGGAATTATTGGGCGTAAAGCGCGCGCAGGCGGTCTTTTAAGTCTGATGTGAAAGCCCCCGGCTCAACCGGGGAGGGTCATTGGAAACTGGAGGACTTGAGTACAGAAGAGGAGAGTGGAATTCCACGTGTAGCGGTGAAATGCGTAGAGATGTGGAGGAACACCAGTGGCGAAGGCGACTCTCTGGTCTGTAACTGACGCTGAGGCGCGAAAGCGTGGGGAGCGAACAGGATTAGATACCCTGGTAGTCCACGCCGTAAACGATGAGTGCTAAGTGTTAGAGGGTTTCCGCCCTTTAGTGCTGCAGCTAACGCATTAAGCACTCCGCCTGGGGAGTACGGTCGCAAGACTGAAACTCAAAGGAATTGACGGGGGCCCGCACAAGCGGTGGAGCATGTGGTTTAATTCGAAGCAACGCGAAGAACCTTACCAGGTCTTGACATCCTCTGCCACTTCTAGAGATAGAAGGTTCCCCTTCGGGGGACAGAGTGACAGGTGGTGCATGGTTGTCGTCAGCTCGTGTCGTGAGATGTTGGGTTAAGTCCCGCAACGAGCGCAACCCTTGATCTTAGTTGCCAGCATTCAGTTGGGCACTCTAAGGTGACTGCCGGTGACAAACCGGAGGAAGGTGGGGATGACGTCAAATCATCATGCCCCTTATGACCTGGGCTACACACGTGCTACAATGGATGGTACAAAGGGCTGCAAAACCGCGAGGTTAAGCGAATCCCATAAAACCATTCTCAGTTCGGATTGCAGGCTGCAACTCGCCTGCATGAAGCCGGAATCGCTAGTAATCGCGGATCAGCATGCCGCGGTGAATACGTTCCCGGGCCTTGTACACACCGCCCGTCACACCACGAGAGTTTGCAACACCCGAAGTCGGTGGGGTAACCCGTAAGGGAGCCAGCCGCCTAAGGTGGGGCAGATGATTGGGGTGAAGTCGTAACAAGGTAGCCGTATCGGAAGGTGCGGCTGGATCACCTCCTTTCTAAGGAAGAATTATCAGCACCCATGCGGTGCAGCAATTAACGGACGCACTTCGACTTTGTTTAGTTTTGAGAGATCATTCTCTCTATACACTTGTTCTTTGAAAACTAGATAACGATATGAATGTCAAACATTCACACGAGTAAGCAAATAACCTTACGATTTTCTTCTGCGCTTGCGTAGATAGAGAACATCAAGTCTGAAAACATCTGTTTTCAGCTCTAACGAAGATAACGTCCGTTATCAGGTTAAGTTAGAAAGGGCGCACGGTGGATGCCTTGGCACTAGGAGCCGATGAAGGACGGTACGAACACCGATATGCTTCGGGGAGCTGTAAGTAAGCGTTGATCCGGAGATTTCCGAATGGGGAAACCCGCTGCTCGTAATGGAGCAGCATCCTGATCTGAATACATAGGATCTGGAAGGCAGACCCGGGGAACTGAAACATCTAAGTACCCGGAGGAAGAGAAAGCAATAGCGATTCCCTGAGTAGCGGCGAGCGAAACGGGATTAGCCCAAACCAGAAGGCTTGCCTTCTGGGGTTGTAGGACACTCAACACGGAGTTACAAAGGAACGGGGTAGAAGAAGCGGTCTGGAAAGGCCCGCCAAAGAAGGTAACAGCCCTGTAGTCGAAACTTCGTTCCCTCCTGAGTGGATCCTGAGTACGGCGGGACACGAGAAATCCCGTCGGAAGCAGGGAGGACCATCTCCCAAGGCTAAATACTCCCTAGTGACCGATAGTGAACCAGTACCGTGAGGGAAAGGTGAAAAGCACCCCGGAAGGGGAGTGAA
The Metabacillus sp. FJAT-52054 genome window above contains:
- a CDS encoding FtsW/RodA/SpoVE family cell cycle protein, yielding MSDQKTFLSEVMEHIKMKEARKLVTAELSSHIEEGKKEWIGKGLDEKEAEEKAVEQMGNPYAIGEKFNKIYRPQVDWVTIGLLAAVLGLGFLPLIPLYAETGDMRFINNRLLIIALGACSAAALMLWDYRKSSKWGWFFYITGIALLWIMSRYSLPGLVTTVNGIPSLSIGPLTLSGYSVLIFFFIGWAAILQKSNLRLWMFVILFFFPFYLLYKIHVSLCFFYTIMIYAMLFQSPVKRKLMLALTTCSLLAAAGIIYGVKMKSYLFDRINGFLFPGDYSQTSGYIYVQIKDVLERAGWFGLPNILETNNGVPNAHTDFAFLSVTRSYGYLMALFLAAVLLAFFYRIMFITSTIRDPFGKTLITGVGALYITQVLYSIMMSMGLLPIMSVTLPFISYGLMPTLLNSVLIGMVLSIYRRKNITAHI
- a CDS encoding PadR family transcriptional regulator; translated protein: MDKRLKSLRQSMENSTFSDLNFTDRMHSEIKKKIKEEISEQDLLLTVMQLLTTQKTGFELSRSLRSRSIDKFHENEGELYTMLHELESKGWLISRWDDENRKHYQLNDKGSKLLNKLEKKSAVPSLKWKEQLEG
- a CDS encoding potassium channel family protein, which codes for MEPIIGAATIICLLMSVRITAKTFKEQQFLSRETILVIAFLYLSILIGFAMLYLLFIQTGQGILTQGNEPIKGDYLEHLNTSLYFSAVTLFSVGYGEIIPVGAGRLIAVLEALIGYMLPVILVARTVLEIDKNAK
- the bcp gene encoding thioredoxin-dependent thiol peroxidase, encoding MSIEVGVQAPEFELNAAGSEKVKLSDYKGKYVVLYFYPKDMTPGCTTQACDFRDRHSEFSDVNAVILGVSPDPVDKHDKFRDKYDLPFHLLADEDHKVSEAYGVWKLKKNFGKEYMGIERSTFIIDPEGKIIKEWKKVKVKDHVEEALTYIKNESN
- a CDS encoding DinB family protein, whose translation is MENHPNKLYEYNVWAHQRIFDHLKTLPQEIFHKETKSTFPSVSATMTHIYVTEYLWLHALEGKEMATAMEAAAKLREKLGELSVDEIEQEFHALNAQFQTFFESTPDLEKKIILNNPYAGVRETSLAEIVFHIVNHSTYHRGNISAMLHQMDESSLMTDYVYFWYRDQLTPQK
- a CDS encoding SPFH domain-containing protein codes for the protein MTEKMIWKVNGFMGILLFLIFCGGALFFFNAQQQFGDVAGIVLAIASLLLSMLVLSGLTIVQPNKANVCTFFGTYRGVIRDQGFWMTIPLTIRSTISLRAVNFNSDKLKVNDFEGNPIEIAAVIVYRVLDSAKAMYDVNDYVEFVRIQSETGIRHIATQYPYDNFYGDEGISLRKNSDEIADMLAGDLQRRLQVAGVEVIEARIMHLAYSSEIASAMLQRQQATAVLAARKVIVDGAVGLVKSAIDQLAEEGVVELDEEKKAQMVNNLMVSLVSEKGMQPIINSGSIY
- the perR gene encoding peroxide-responsive transcriptional repressor PerR; this translates as MSEHQLKEAIDTLKQTGVRITPQRHAILEYLIHSMNHPTADDIYKSLEGKFPNMSVATVYNNLRVFKEVGLVKELTYGDSSSRFDFVTTEHYHVICETCGKIVDFHYPGLDEVEHLAAHVTGFKVSHHRMEIYGECSSCAQKNIH
- a CDS encoding YgzB family protein; protein product: MARAYSNKINKIRTFALSLVFVGFFIMYLGIFFRQSIIAMTIFMLLGLLSVLASTAVYFWIGMLSTRAVQVICPACQKPTKILGRVDMCMHCREPLTLDKQLEGKEFNEDYNRKTAKKS
- a CDS encoding nucleotidyltransferase-like protein, translated to MENILRPIYQERASHPDTLAVIMVEKKDQTSPGTDMFDAALLIIVRTAEIPVHIKHYEFNDQKASMHIVTEKQIGEWLVLGTNRRIIDWILNGKVLFDRNEYLSQMVEKLSTFPFSERKLKIGMEYGKLIRRYFEGKSFFEEKQYLDAYNHIVHALHHLARLEVIDQGFYPEITVWNQVRQIEPQVHKLYQELIDSGEPLNKRLELLFLASDFLIHSKADVGAAHLLSILEEKEFWHFSELLAHPEVAYYAVDLSILLEFLVERQFVGIHLIETKGKGIYHRAYSFKKSY